The following are encoded in a window of Pedosphaera parvula Ellin514 genomic DNA:
- a CDS encoding 3-dehydroquinate synthase, producing the protein MSMIHRTIQVGFDLRVFFTQKVFAPANPLLQEVLTRDKNERVHGVLVVIDEALSQSRPELVQEIESYFSTASKRLKLVCPPMIIEGGERTKNSYFHVSEIHSHIDRYHIDRHSYLIAIGGGALLDMVGLAASTAHRGVRHIRIPTTTLSQADSGVGVKNGINAFGKKNFIGTFTPPYAVVNDFDMLLSLTDRDKRAGYVEAIKVALIRDKGFFEEIERDAGLLAQFQPMAMHHLIRRCAELHLNHIASSGDPFEFGSARPLDFGHWAAHKLEQLSEYKIRHGEAVAVGIALDVVYSRKMGFIDSASTERILKLLETLGYELYANELLHVDSDHSLLVLKGLEEFREHLGGELTITLLNGLGSGFEVHDMVLPKIVESIFELQDRHNRRAKIVPAFG; encoded by the coding sequence CAGGAAGTTTTAACTCGCGACAAAAATGAGCGGGTGCATGGTGTGCTGGTCGTAATTGATGAGGCGCTGTCTCAGTCCCGGCCGGAATTGGTTCAGGAGATTGAATCTTACTTTTCCACGGCATCCAAACGCTTAAAGCTGGTCTGTCCGCCAATGATCATTGAAGGCGGCGAGCGAACCAAGAACTCCTATTTCCATGTTTCCGAAATTCACTCTCACATCGATCGCTATCACATCGACCGTCATTCTTATCTGATCGCAATTGGGGGAGGGGCTTTATTGGACATGGTGGGATTGGCTGCCTCGACCGCGCATCGCGGAGTTCGGCATATCCGTATTCCGACCACGACCTTGAGCCAGGCTGATTCCGGTGTGGGGGTTAAAAATGGAATCAACGCCTTCGGTAAAAAGAATTTTATTGGCACTTTCACTCCGCCCTATGCGGTGGTCAATGATTTCGACATGCTGTTGTCGCTTACGGACCGCGATAAACGCGCGGGCTATGTGGAAGCAATCAAAGTTGCGTTGATCCGGGACAAAGGGTTTTTTGAAGAAATCGAGCGTGATGCCGGTCTGCTGGCTCAATTTCAGCCGATGGCGATGCATCACTTGATTCGTCGTTGCGCCGAGCTGCATTTGAATCATATTGCCAGTTCGGGCGACCCGTTTGAGTTCGGATCAGCCCGCCCGCTCGACTTCGGACATTGGGCAGCGCACAAGCTGGAGCAACTTTCAGAATATAAAATACGGCATGGCGAGGCGGTGGCCGTCGGTATTGCGCTGGATGTCGTCTATTCCCGCAAAATGGGTTTTATCGATTCAGCCTCGACCGAGAGAATTTTGAAACTCCTCGAGACACTGGGATATGAGTTATACGCGAACGAGTTGCTGCACGTGGATTCCGATCATTCACTTTTGGTGCTGAAAGGGCTCGAGGAATTCCGTGAACATTTGGGTGGTGAACTCACGATCACCTTGTTAAACGGGTTGGGCTCCGGCTTTGAAGTGCATGACATGGTATTGCCTAAAATCGTCGAATCGATATTCGAGCTTCAGGATCGGCATAACCGTCGCGCAAAGATTGTTCCGGCCTTTGGCTGA
- a CDS encoding PQQ-binding-like beta-propeller repeat protein, translated as MMALRVFFTASVIGALLSCAKAENWPGWRGPRGDGTSLEKNVPVHWSTTSNVLWKIELPGSGHASPILWEDRVFIVTALSDTQDRVLLCLDRKNGETLWQKTVLTAPLEGKHRLNTFASSTPVTDGEMVYVAFLDKKEMLVAAYDFKGEQKWVVHPGSFASMHGFCSSPVLFKDKVILNGDHDGDGYIVALDRETGQTLWKTPRPNHTRSYCAPVIRELGGRTQMVLTGSKCVASYDPNNGKLHWIIDGPTEQFVASPVYSEKTGLIYITGGFPEHHILAIKPDGQGNVTKTHVAWHSMKGAAYVPSPIISGDYFLIVSDQGMGNCFDSSSGKILWQERFGDHHASLVSANGLVYFLSDDGVTRVVKPGAEFHLEAQNELGETCFASPAISNGQIFIRGDKHLFCFGGK; from the coding sequence ATGATGGCTTTAAGGGTATTCTTCACAGCGTCTGTTATTGGCGCCTTGCTCAGTTGTGCAAAGGCTGAAAACTGGCCCGGCTGGCGTGGGCCGCGCGGCGATGGCACCAGCTTGGAGAAGAATGTTCCCGTGCATTGGAGCACCACGAGCAATGTTTTGTGGAAGATCGAACTGCCGGGCAGCGGACATGCCTCGCCGATCCTCTGGGAAGACCGCGTATTTATTGTTACAGCTCTTTCAGATACACAGGATCGCGTGCTGCTCTGCCTGGATCGTAAGAATGGAGAAACGCTCTGGCAGAAAACCGTTCTCACCGCTCCATTGGAGGGAAAACATCGGCTCAATACCTTTGCCTCCAGCACGCCCGTAACCGATGGAGAAATGGTTTACGTCGCCTTTTTGGATAAAAAGGAGATGCTGGTCGCTGCCTATGATTTTAAAGGAGAGCAAAAATGGGTGGTGCATCCCGGTTCCTTCGCCAGCATGCATGGTTTTTGCAGTTCGCCGGTTCTATTCAAGGATAAGGTCATTCTAAATGGAGATCACGATGGCGATGGTTACATCGTCGCGCTGGATCGAGAAACAGGGCAGACGCTCTGGAAAACCCCGCGCCCGAATCATACCCGCAGTTATTGTGCCCCGGTGATCCGGGAGTTGGGTGGTCGCACGCAAATGGTGCTTACCGGGAGTAAATGCGTTGCCAGTTATGATCCGAATAATGGCAAATTACACTGGATCATCGATGGTCCAACCGAACAATTTGTTGCCTCGCCGGTTTACAGTGAAAAGACCGGGCTCATTTACATCACCGGCGGTTTTCCGGAACATCATATTCTTGCCATCAAACCTGATGGACAGGGGAATGTCACCAAAACGCATGTGGCCTGGCATTCGATGAAGGGGGCAGCGTACGTTCCATCGCCCATCATTTCCGGGGATTATTTCCTGATTGTCTCTGATCAGGGAATGGGAAACTGTTTCGACTCCAGTTCAGGCAAAATTCTGTGGCAGGAGCGATTCGGCGATCACCATGCCTCCCTGGTTTCAGCCAACGGCCTGGTTTATTTCCTGTCCGACGATGGGGTTACTCGAGTGGTAAAACCGGGAGCGGAGTTTCATCTGGAAGCGCAGAATGAACTGGGTGAAACCTGCTTTGCCTCCCCGGCAATCAGCAATGGACAGATTTTCATTCGAGGCGACAAACACCTTTTCTGTTTCGGTGGAAAGTAG
- a CDS encoding alkaline phosphatase family protein codes for MKRTAVINVVGLTESLLGPTTPHINRFVSKGARANIVPPFPAVTCTSQSTYLTGLPPSQHGIVANGWYNHEQAEVQFWKQSNHLVHGRKIWEELRELEPGFTCAKLFWWYNMYSTADYSITPRPMYPADGRKVFDIYSWPFSIRPDIKKDLGEFPFPTFWGPGAGVQTPQGAPDACSRWIAESAKWIETKYSPTLSLVYLPHLDYNLQRLGPKHPGITEDLRRIDSIVGDLIQFFEQRSVRVILLSEYGITPVDTPIHINRILRENNWLAVKEELGLELLDAGASRAFAVADHQAVHIYLNDPSIENKVRAVIEKVPGVADVLDRKQQEARRINHPRSGDLIAVSHENAWFTYYYWFDDNKAPDFARCVDIHRKPGYDPVELFLDPKIPAVKLKIALKLLKKKLGFRMLMDVIPLDATLVKGSHGCRPSNPADYPIFITSQPELLANGQMNPTDVYHQIKRHVLH; via the coding sequence ATGAAGCGCACAGCGGTCATTAACGTGGTTGGACTCACCGAATCACTTCTCGGTCCTACTACTCCACACATCAACCGGTTTGTTTCCAAAGGTGCCAGGGCGAACATTGTTCCTCCATTTCCCGCTGTAACCTGCACCTCGCAATCCACCTACCTGACTGGACTGCCTCCTTCGCAACACGGAATCGTTGCCAACGGTTGGTACAATCACGAGCAGGCCGAGGTGCAGTTTTGGAAACAGTCCAACCATTTGGTTCACGGGCGTAAAATTTGGGAGGAGCTGCGGGAATTGGAGCCTGGCTTCACCTGCGCGAAACTTTTCTGGTGGTACAATATGTATTCCACCGCCGATTACTCCATCACACCACGGCCCATGTATCCGGCCGATGGACGGAAGGTGTTCGACATCTATTCCTGGCCATTTTCCATCAGGCCTGACATCAAGAAGGATCTCGGTGAATTTCCATTCCCTACATTTTGGGGACCGGGAGCAGGAGTGCAAACTCCACAAGGCGCACCGGATGCCTGCTCACGCTGGATTGCTGAATCCGCCAAATGGATCGAGACCAAATATTCTCCCACGCTGAGCCTCGTTTATTTGCCGCACCTGGATTACAATTTGCAACGGTTGGGACCAAAACATCCGGGGATTACCGAGGACCTGCGGCGGATCGATTCCATTGTGGGCGATTTAATCCAATTCTTCGAGCAACGTTCAGTTCGCGTGATATTGCTTTCAGAATACGGAATAACCCCGGTCGATACGCCCATTCATATCAACCGGATTTTACGCGAAAACAATTGGCTCGCCGTTAAGGAGGAGCTTGGCCTCGAGTTGCTGGATGCAGGTGCCAGCAGAGCGTTCGCCGTAGCCGATCACCAGGCCGTGCATATTTACCTCAACGACCCCTCCATCGAAAACAAGGTCCGCGCCGTGATCGAAAAAGTACCGGGTGTGGCCGACGTGCTCGACCGCAAGCAACAGGAGGCTCGAAGGATCAATCATCCGCGCTCCGGCGATCTCATAGCCGTTTCACACGAGAACGCCTGGTTCACCTATTACTACTGGTTTGACGACAACAAGGCCCCCGACTTTGCGCGCTGTGTGGACATTCATCGCAAGCCGGGCTACGACCCGGTTGAACTCTTTCTCGATCCGAAAATTCCGGCCGTGAAACTGAAGATTGCGCTCAAGTTATTAAAGAAGAAGCTTGGCTTTCGGATGTTGATGGACGTGATTCCACTCGATGCCACCCTGGTGAAAGGCTCGCACGGGTGCAGACCGTCAAATCCAGCTGACTATCCGATCTTCATTACTTCCCAACCAGAGTTGTTGGCCAATGGACAAATGAACCCGACTGACGTTTACCATCAAATCAAGCGTCATGTGCTACATTGA